A region from the Spea bombifrons isolate aSpeBom1 chromosome 7, aSpeBom1.2.pri, whole genome shotgun sequence genome encodes:
- the CMKLR2 gene encoding chemerin-like receptor 2 → MEEADQPFYSSLDVFDNYSYTYEYYDLEESPHDGEQPHVLHIVSIVIYSLAFLLGVPGNAIVIWFTGFKWDKTVSTLWFLNLAIADFIFVLFLPLHITYVATNFHWPFGKFLCKINSFIAVLNMFASVFFLTVISLDRFLFLARPSFSLTHRTLKKFTIVSGIIWILAAIIASPALYFRDTTEISKTVFICFNNFHEHDRTIILKTHTWLVMIRFFIGYLFPLLTMIICYTFLAKRMEKTTQPSNKFFWTVLAIIVAFFVCWTPYHIFSLLELKVHHSGVYQEWLRIGMPISTSLAFINSCINPILYVLISKIFRKQLGTSVAEIFKHTLRDISQTGIKSEQLMDSENNPTRCEVLDLEQIKGKI, encoded by the coding sequence ATGGAGGAAGCAGACCAGCCGTTTTATTCTTCCTTGGACGTATTTGACAACTACTCCTATACATACGAGTATTATGATTTGGAGGAATCCCCTCATGATGGTGAACAACCTCACGTGCTCCACATTGTGTCTATTGTCATTTACTCCCTGGCCTTTTTATTAGGCGTGCCTGGTAATGCCATTGTGATTTGGTTCACCGGTTTCAAATGGGATAAGACAGTCAGCACCCTGTGGTTTCTCAATCTGGCCATTGCGGATTTCATTTTTGTCCTTTTCCTTCCACTACATATCACTTATGTGGCCACCAACTTCCACTGGCCTTTCGGGAAATTCCTGTGCAAGATCAACTCTTTCATTGCAGTTCTTAACATGTTTGCCAGCGTCTTCTTCCTGACAGTTATAAGCTTGGACAGATTCCTGTTCCTGGCCCGTCCCAGCTTCTCGCTGACACATAGGACCCTAAAAAAATTCACGATTGTTAGTGGCATTATCTGGATACTCGCCGCCATTATCGCTAGCCCTGCGTTGTATTTCCGAGATACAACCGAGATAAGCAAAACGGTATTCATCTGCTTCAACAACTTCCATGAACATGACCGTACAATCAtccttaaaacacacacatggcTGGTCATGATCAGGTTCTTCATCGGATACCTCTTTCCACTGCTAACCATGATTATATGCTACACGTTCCTTGCTAAACGGATGGAGAAAACCACCCAGCCATCCAATAAATTCTTCTGGACTGTCCTGGCCATCATTGTAGCATTTTTTGTCTGCTGGACTCCATATCATATATTTAGTTTACTTGAACTGAAAGTCCATCATAGCGGAGTATACCAAGAATGGCTTAGAATTGGAATGCCCATTTCAACCAGCTTGGCTTTCATTAACAGCTGCATCAACCCAATACTATATGTTCTAATAAGCAAGATATTCAGGAAGCAGCTGGGAACATCTGTAgctgaaatatttaaacatacgCTCAGAGATATAAGTCAGACTGGTATTAAAAGTGAACAGTTGATGGATTCTGAAAATAACCCAACCAGATGTGAGGTTCTGGATCTTGAACAGATTAAGGGGAAAATATAA